A stretch of DNA from Leucobacter luti:
CATAAACCAGGATCGTGTCATTGCCCCAGGTGCCCTGCATCCCGAACAGCATGTTGGCCTCGCCGGGGTTGCGGTCGGTGTGGTCATACACGATCCACTCGATACCACCCAGTTGCTCGGTGCCCGTGGGGGCTTGCTGTTCGAGCTGCTGCGCGATCCACGTGTCGTTGACTGGGGCGCCGTCAGCGGTGAAAGCCTGGGTTACAGCGGCGTAGGCCTCGTCAGCGGTCGTGTAATTGAGCTGCCACGAGGTAATGCCGCTGCCGCCGCGCAGCTGTGCCTGTTTCGCCTTCCACCCATCGTCGACGGCGGGAGCCGCGAGCGTGCGTCCGGCGCTGGGGGCGGCCTCAACGGCGAGCTCGGCGACGTTGACGGACTGCTCCGCAAACGTATCGGTGCCGCGCGGCACGAGCAGGTACATGACCAGGACGAGCCCGAGCGTGACGAGCAGCGAGAACACGAGATTGTTGACCGTCTTGCGCTGGCGGTAGAGCCGGCTATCGCGAGCTTTGCGCGCGGCGGTTTCTGCCGTCGTTTCCGGGCGGCCGAGCTCGGCCACCACGACGGGCGGTTTGTTCTTCTTCGCCATGACTACGCGTCTGCCCCCTGGCCTGTAGCTGTTGTGTCAACCGCTCCCGAGCCCTGACGCGCGGATTCGAGCCGCTGCCGGGCGCCGATCAGCCACTCTTCACATCGGGCGGCGAGGACTTCGCCTCGCTCCCAGAGCTGCAACGACTCTTCGAGTGTCGTCCCCCCTTGTTCGAGGCGAGAGACGACCTGAATAAGCTCGTCACGGGCCTCCTCATAGCTGAGGGCAGCGGGATCCCGGGTCTCGGAAGCAGACATGGCTGCCAGTCTACTCACCGTGGATGGGAGCGCGCGCGGTGCTCGCGAGGACTGCAGACGAGTGAGCGCGCTGTGCGGTGGCTTCCCGCCGCACAGCGCGCTCGCAGAGATCCCGCAGTACTCCCGCTCGCTGAGTTCCCCGTCGCTACCGCGTGGCCGCGGCTGTTGGCGGCGGGGCCGACTCCGATTCCGGATCGACCGCTTTCTTGCCGAGCTTTGCCCAGGAGCGCCGGATGATCCGTTGCACGGAGGTGTCCAGCGCAACGGCAATGATCAGCGTTGCACCGACCAGAATCGTCTGCAGGAATGGCGACGCCTGCATGAAGACGAGCCCGGCTCGCAGCACGCGGAAGAAGAGCAAGCCAGCGACGACGCCGCTGATCCGACCGACGCCGCCCTCGAAGGCTACGCCACCCAGCAACACGACGGTGAGCACTTCGAGTTCCAGGCCCGAGCCGATATTCGGGTTTGCTGACTGCACTTTGGCCGACAAAAATAGCCCGGCGAGAGCCGCGAAGGCGCCAGTGGCTACGAACAAGAGAAACCGAGAACGCTGCACATTGACGCCCATGAGTCGTGCAGCCCGCTCGTTGCCACCGATGGCCTTCACTTCTTTGCCGAACTTCGTGTGATTGAGCACGTACCAGCCGAGCGCGATGACGAAGATGAGCGCGATGATCTGGATTGGCACAGGCCCGACCTTCAGCGTGCCGATCGCTCGGAATGCTTCGGGGAGCTCGGCACGCGGGACCGTGCGACCGTCGGAGATGAGGAGAGCGAACCCACCCCAGACGCTGAGCGCACCCAGCGTGACCACGAAGGAGTTGAGGCCGAGATACGAGATGAGGAAGCCGTTGAGTGCGCCGGCAGCGACTCCGGTCATGATCGCAACGAGGAAACCGAGCAGCGTCGACCCGGTGCTGCTCATGGTGAGTCCGCCTGTGATCGCGGCAGCTGAGGCCACCGAACCGACGGACAGATCGATGCTTCCCGACATGATGAGGAATGCAGCCGGAATGGCGATCAGGCCGAGCTCGGCTGCCTGCAACAGGATGCTCTGACCGTTGGCGAATGAGAAGAAGTTCGGGCGCAGGATCGAGAACACGGCGACGAGCACAACGAGGGCGAGGAAGATGCCATTTTTCGCGGCAAAAATCTTAAGGCGTTCGGAGTTCATGGGCGGCTTTCGATCAGGCCCGCGCCGGAGCGACACGGGTGAGGAGGGAGGCAAGGAGGTCTTCGTTGAACTTGGGGGAGCGCGGCACGTCCTGGTGGGTTGCACCATTCACGGTGACAGCGCGATCACACATGCTCGCGATTTCGTCGGATTCGCTTGACGCGACGACGACGGCGGCTCCAGCGGCCGCCGCGGCGCGTACCGCCTCGACGATGTCGAGCTTCGCGCCAACGTCGACGCCTTGCGTTGGTTGCGCGAGCACGAGGAGCCGGGGCTGAGCCGGGTAGAGCCACCTGGCGAGGAGGTGCTTCTGCCGGTTGCCCCCGGAGAACTGCGAGATTTCAGCGTCTGCGCCGGGACCTCGGATATCGAGTGCGGTGCGTGCGTGCGTGTACACCTCGCGACCCGAGGCGCCGGAGACCCACCAGCCGCGCGCCCCGGATTGGCCAAACCAGGGGAGCATCACGTTGTCGATCGCGGTTTCAGATCCGACGAGTCCTTCGGTATCGCGATCCGGAGGTACGAAGAACACGCGGCGTTTGATTGCTTGCGCCGGGGAGGTGAATCGCACCGGTTCGCCATCGAGTTGAAACTGACGCGGTGTTCCTGCCCCGCCGAGACTGG
This window harbors:
- a CDS encoding DUF4245 family protein, translated to MAKKNKPPVVVAELGRPETTAETAARKARDSRLYRQRKTVNNLVFSLLVTLGLVLVMYLLVPRGTDTFAEQSVNVAELAVEAAPSAGRTLAAPAVDDGWKAKQAQLRGGSGITSWQLNYTTADEAYAAVTQAFTADGAPVNDTWIAQQLEQQAPTGTEQLGGIEWIVYDHTDRNPGEANMLFGMQGTWGNDTILVYGTDTPATIRVLASQVAESLGEPDAVTAKEIE
- a CDS encoding exodeoxyribonuclease VII small subunit gives rise to the protein MSASETRDPAALSYEEARDELIQVVSRLEQGGTTLEESLQLWERGEVLAARCEEWLIGARQRLESARQGSGAVDTTATGQGADA
- a CDS encoding ABC transporter permease, which encodes MNSERLKIFAAKNGIFLALVVLVAVFSILRPNFFSFANGQSILLQAAELGLIAIPAAFLIMSGSIDLSVGSVASAAAITGGLTMSSTGSTLLGFLVAIMTGVAAGALNGFLISYLGLNSFVVTLGALSVWGGFALLISDGRTVPRAELPEAFRAIGTLKVGPVPIQIIALIFVIALGWYVLNHTKFGKEVKAIGGNERAARLMGVNVQRSRFLLFVATGAFAALAGLFLSAKVQSANPNIGSGLELEVLTVVLLGGVAFEGGVGRISGVVAGLLFFRVLRAGLVFMQASPFLQTILVGATLIIAVALDTSVQRIIRRSWAKLGKKAVDPESESAPPPTAAATR